A part of Trueperaceae bacterium genomic DNA contains:
- a CDS encoding ABC transporter permease subunit (The N-terminal region of this protein, as described by TIGR01726, is a three transmembrane segment that identifies a subfamily of ABC transporter permease subunits, which specificities that include histidine, arginine, glutamine, glutamate, L-cystine (sic), the opines (in Agrobacterium) octopine and nopaline, etc.): MQPGKPSVSASTAVVPFWRNVKIIGVIAQFVFVIALVAGVGILVNNVVTALAKANLPADFSFLGKPAGIPIAERAVPYQVTDTYARALLIGFLNTLKVAIVGVVLATVIGVLMGVMRLSSNWLVRTMASVYVEVLRNIPLAVQIVFWYSAVLLPFPPRISDPIALPGGLIMSNVGLAFPFLYPTYRFGVWVPYLVAAAVLAGVAWWWRRRALAKADRVGSVWPFPVVTFLVVAGVGLGLSYVGRSVPSDLTFTFEADRGRGTTAFVADGKSRPAAFVPVAIEIEKASLTVSSQNLVESRQDVRGSVRFPLMSENEADAFEFAFADAEAAEERGLQLSFDKYPSVATIYVDGNGNGRLDADEDVDPATNRGYGGVDVVMTVTNFRRTLVSDRDGQVRTPTFKHADDVAAAAVEESAAPRAGTRFSAFGQAATAAVSESALTAKTEIQPVGALVFSRAYVPVSNYEGGMRLTVNYLALLLALVVYTSAFIAEIVRGGILAVPKGQREAARAIGLSGTQTFSLIIFPQAMRIVLPPMISQYLNLTKNSSLASLAGYAELFVIASVVSNQTGAAIPIALLLIGSYLVISLAFSVVLNQVNARLALVER; the protein is encoded by the coding sequence ATGCAGCCAGGTAAGCCGAGCGTGAGCGCGTCGACGGCCGTCGTGCCTTTCTGGCGCAACGTCAAGATCATCGGCGTTATCGCGCAGTTCGTGTTCGTCATCGCGCTGGTCGCGGGCGTCGGTATCCTCGTCAACAACGTCGTCACGGCTTTGGCGAAGGCCAACCTGCCGGCCGACTTCTCTTTCCTCGGCAAGCCGGCCGGCATCCCCATCGCCGAGCGGGCCGTCCCGTACCAGGTGACCGACACCTACGCCCGGGCCCTTCTCATCGGGTTCCTCAACACGCTCAAGGTCGCCATCGTCGGGGTGGTCCTGGCCACGGTCATCGGCGTCCTCATGGGCGTCATGCGTTTATCTAGCAACTGGCTCGTCCGGACCATGGCGAGCGTATATGTGGAAGTCTTGCGCAACATCCCGCTCGCCGTACAGATCGTCTTCTGGTACTCCGCGGTGCTGCTCCCGTTCCCGCCGCGCATCAGCGATCCCATAGCGCTGCCCGGCGGTTTGATCATGTCCAACGTCGGCTTGGCCTTCCCGTTCCTGTACCCCACCTACCGGTTCGGAGTATGGGTGCCGTACCTGGTCGCGGCCGCGGTGCTCGCCGGCGTCGCGTGGTGGTGGCGTAGGCGGGCGCTCGCCAAGGCCGACAGGGTCGGAAGCGTTTGGCCGTTCCCGGTCGTCACGTTCCTGGTGGTCGCCGGCGTCGGCCTCGGCCTCTCGTACGTAGGGCGCTCCGTTCCGAGCGACCTCACGTTCACGTTCGAGGCCGACCGCGGCAGAGGCACGACGGCGTTCGTGGCCGACGGCAAGTCGCGGCCCGCGGCCTTCGTACCCGTCGCCATCGAGATCGAGAAGGCCAGCCTCACCGTCAGCAGCCAGAACCTCGTCGAGTCCCGTCAGGACGTCAGGGGCAGCGTGCGGTTCCCGCTCATGAGCGAGAACGAGGCGGACGCCTTCGAGTTCGCCTTCGCGGACGCCGAGGCCGCCGAGGAACGCGGCTTACAGCTCAGCTTCGACAAGTACCCGTCGGTCGCTACGATCTACGTCGACGGCAACGGCAACGGCAGACTCGATGCCGACGAGGACGTCGACCCGGCGACGAACCGGGGCTACGGCGGGGTGGACGTCGTCATGACGGTCACGAACTTCCGGCGTACCCTCGTGTCCGACCGCGATGGTCAGGTTCGCACGCCCACCTTCAAGCACGCCGATGACGTGGCCGCCGCGGCGGTGGAGGAGAGCGCCGCGCCGCGGGCCGGCACGCGCTTCTCCGCCTTCGGGCAGGCCGCGACGGCCGCGGTCTCGGAATCCGCGCTCACGGCCAAGACCGAGATCCAACCTGTCGGCGCCTTGGTCTTCAGCCGCGCTTACGTGCCCGTCTCCAACTACGAGGGCGGCATGCGCCTGACGGTCAACTATCTGGCGCTGCTGCTCGCGTTGGTCGTCTACACCTCGGCGTTCATCGCGGAGATCGTGCGCGGCGGCATCCTGGCAGTGCCCAAGGGCCAGCGGGAGGCTGCGCGGGCCATCGGTCTCTCCGGCACGCAGACGTTCTCCCTCATCATCTTCCCCCAGGCCATGCGGATCGTCCTCCCCCCGATGATCAGCCAGTACCTCAACCTCACGAAGAACTCGTCGCTCGCATCGCTCGCCGGGTACGCGGAACTGTTCGTCATCGCCAGCGTGGTCAGCAACCAGACGGGCGCCGCAATCCCGATCGCCCTGCTGCTCATCGGCTCTTATCTCGTCATCAGCCTCGCGTTCTCGGTGGTCCTCAACCAGGTGAACGCGCGGTTGGCACTAGTGGAGCGTTGA